The Aptenodytes patagonicus chromosome 15, bAptPat1.pri.cur, whole genome shotgun sequence genome has a segment encoding these proteins:
- the HRK gene encoding activator of apoptosis harakiri — protein MCPCALHGGPPAPCPCSPGRAARPSAAARLVAARLRRLGDELEQRAARRKARGRGPSAGRRLAAVVCLLCALTPAAALAWLIRRRSL, from the coding sequence ATGTGCCCCTGCGCGCTGCACGGCGGCCCCCCCGCgccctgcccctgcagccccggccgcgccgcccggccctcGGCCGCCGCCCGCCTGGTCGCCGCCCGCCTGCGCCGCCTGGGCGATGAGCTGGAGCAGCGGGCGGCGCGGCGCaaggcgcggggccgcggcccctcGGCCGGCCGCCGCCTGGCCGCCGTGGTGTGCCTGCTGTGCGCCCTCACGCCCGCGGCCGCGCTGGCCTGGCTGATCCGCAGGAGGAGCCTCTAG